A portion of the Polaribacter cellanae genome contains these proteins:
- a CDS encoding RagB/SusD family nutrient uptake outer membrane protein, which produces MKNIKIILILLVVGYVTSCSDVLDQPPLHAPDESSFWSSEGDAQKALNVLYTYLPNARRWWAECLSDNSIMTNAWGEGGMGQISQGDLTPSTGYLTAGAHREYNYNQIRNILYFLENIDKLEASTNLENMKGQAYFLLAFRYFRMSRFWGDIILFKKTATLDESKKATRTPSKNVFAFILENLNQAIPLLDDVHDKSGIITQDAAIMLKTEVLMWMASLDDFRDTKISDKSSTELWAEAASTIGTLIDKKRYSLHPDLVTLFQSSTNNIDDETILARQYVEDEITNFINILGLPGGTGLRGGGWASFSAPRNLIDDYQVDDGKGIKESPNYDIVEPFKNRDKRLTSWFLLPGVDVLRQDGTMTPFDSHPDNNKTEALGGEGGGGRSGYWCTKYVELEATATFGYQNWILYRYADALLLYAESLNESDPGNAKIAKAMNQIRTRAGLPGVDALLGDQDAMRQAIRHERRVELVNEEKRLWDIMRWKIAHIVLNPPGGFVYGINKNIDDYNNRQGDWTVEKFIAEPNKFEDHFYFWPIPQSVIDKNANITQNPGY; this is translated from the coding sequence ATGAAAAATATAAAAATAATATTAATTTTATTGGTTGTAGGTTATGTTACATCTTGTTCAGATGTTTTAGACCAACCACCATTACATGCGCCAGATGAAAGTTCATTTTGGAGCTCAGAAGGCGATGCTCAAAAAGCACTAAATGTTTTATACACCTATTTACCAAACGCAAGAAGATGGTGGGCAGAATGTTTAAGTGATAACTCTATTATGACCAATGCTTGGGGAGAAGGTGGTATGGGACAAATAAGTCAAGGAGATTTAACTCCATCTACAGGTTATTTAACAGCAGGAGCACATAGAGAATATAATTATAACCAGATTAGAAACATTCTTTATTTTCTAGAAAATATCGATAAATTAGAAGCTTCTACTAACTTAGAAAACATGAAAGGACAAGCCTATTTTTTATTAGCGTTCAGGTATTTTAGAATGTCTAGATTCTGGGGAGATATAATTCTGTTTAAGAAAACTGCTACTTTAGATGAATCGAAAAAGGCTACTAGAACTCCATCAAAAAATGTTTTTGCCTTTATTTTAGAGAATTTGAATCAAGCCATTCCATTGCTTGATGATGTTCATGATAAATCAGGTATTATAACTCAAGATGCTGCCATTATGCTAAAAACAGAAGTATTAATGTGGATGGCTTCTTTAGATGACTTTAGGGATACAAAAATTTCGGATAAATCGAGTACAGAACTTTGGGCAGAAGCAGCAAGTACTATTGGTACATTAATAGATAAAAAACGATATAGTTTACACCCCGATTTAGTTACTTTATTTCAAAGTAGCACAAATAACATTGATGATGAGACTATTTTAGCAAGACAATATGTTGAAGATGAGATAACTAATTTCATCAATATCTTAGGTTTGCCAGGAGGTACAGGTTTACGTGGTGGTGGATGGGCCTCGTTTAGTGCGCCTAGAAACTTAATTGACGATTATCAAGTAGATGATGGTAAGGGAATTAAAGAATCTCCTAATTATGATATCGTAGAACCTTTTAAAAATAGAGATAAACGTTTAACTTCTTGGTTTTTACTTCCTGGTGTAGATGTTCTGAGACAAGATGGAACCATGACCCCATTTGATTCTCATCCAGATAACAATAAAACAGAAGCTCTTGGTGGCGAAGGTGGTGGAGGTAGAAGTGGCTATTGGTGTACTAAGTATGTAGAATTGGAAGCTACAGCTACTTTTGGTTATCAAAACTGGATTCTTTATAGATATGCGGATGCACTTCTATTATATGCCGAATCATTAAATGAGTCTGATCCAGGCAATGCAAAAATTGCAAAAGCAATGAATCAAATAAGAACCAGAGCTGGTTTACCAGGAGTAGATGCTCTTTTAGGCGATCAAGATGCAATGAGACAAGCTATTCGTCATGAAAGACGTGTAGAACTCGTAAATGAAGAAAAACGTTTATGGGATATAATGCGTTGGAAAATTGCACACATTGTTCTAAACCCTCCAGGAGGATTTGTTTATGGAATTAATAAAAATATTGATGATTATAATAATAGACAAGGTGATTGGACTGTAGAAAAATTTATTGCAGAGCCCAATAAGTTTGAAGACCACTTTTACTTTTGGCCAATACCACAAAGTGTTATTGATAAAAATGCTAACATCACTCAAAACCCTGGTTATTAA
- a CDS encoding VCBS repeat-containing protein, which translates to MYYIKFKKYFLFIVFIIYSCQESKKNKNSSKLELSFSKVDKSYSKINFTNRITEVPQLNYFNFPYMYNGGGVAVGDVNNDGLQDIYFVANMTDNALYLNKGDFKFEDITAKSNLSGKDNLRWSNGVTMADVNNDGWLDIYICASGPFKTRRNLLYINNHDLTFTEKAKEFGLDDNGYSTQSVFFDYDRDGDLDMYLCSYAPTALEATNAYYAEKQQNPSEEERDKLYKNNGNNYFTDVTEVAGLKNFGLSLNISTSDFNNDGWYDIYVSNDFNSPDFYYINNGDGTFTDKLASAMNHTANFGMGTDAADINNDGFIDLLQLDMSNDNNKERKTNMSAMSPELFQEAVDMGLHHQYMKNNLQLNNGNGTFSDIADLASLSNTNWSWSVLMCDLNNNGWKDIFISNGMRRKVNDNDFNNLDRKLQEEGKINDKNRYLLIKEMPVVAHDNYAFVNKGDLTFKTIKGNWGLSHVGFSQGIAYVDLDNDGDLDMVMNNLDDVAGVYKNNAIDSFPNNHYLRLKLKGTLDNHFAIGAKVNVKIGESYQSQELIPTRGYLSSVEPMLHFGLGNNKKVDTLEVTWPNGNKQFLYNVKGNRTLEIVQEKEPKELLRNKKIESHTPLFVDITNNCGINYTHKENNFNDYIRETLLPHKMSQQGPALAVGDINGDNLDDFYVGGAKGYTGAFYIQLPDATFKQIISPVLEDDKNHEDVSSLFFDVDNDGDLDLYVVSGGNEEPASSKYYKDRLYINNGKGNFKKNSKALPPFLASGSKVRAADYDNDGDLDLFIGGRQIPGKYPFPATSYILQNNSTKEKISLQDITNQIAPVLKEIGMVTDANWADFDKDGKKDLILVGEWMPITLLKNDNGKFVDVTDSYGLGKQVGWWNSIATADMDNDGDLDFIAGNLGLNYKYKASNKSPFEIFSNDFDKNGTNDIVLGFYEQGNLFPLRGRSCTSSQMPYIKKKFPTYKAFSKATIMDILEQEDIKNAVHYKANTFASTYFRNERKRFVAVPLENHAQTSSINSMYINDFNDDGYKDIIAGGNLYESEIETPRNDASYGIYIKNKGGNNLNVVSPIKSGLNLRGEIREIVEIKLANQQNAFLVARNEESLKIYNYKKQ; encoded by the coding sequence ATGTATTATATTAAATTTAAAAAATATTTTCTTTTTATTGTATTTATAATTTATTCTTGTCAAGAGAGTAAAAAAAATAAAAACTCATCTAAGTTAGAACTGAGTTTTAGTAAAGTGGATAAATCTTATTCAAAAATAAACTTTACGAACCGTATTACAGAGGTACCTCAATTAAACTATTTCAACTTTCCATACATGTACAATGGGGGTGGAGTAGCTGTTGGAGACGTTAATAATGATGGACTTCAAGATATTTATTTTGTTGCTAATATGACAGATAACGCTCTTTATCTTAACAAAGGAGATTTTAAATTCGAAGATATTACTGCAAAGTCTAATTTAAGTGGTAAAGATAATTTAAGATGGTCTAACGGAGTTACAATGGCCGACGTTAATAACGATGGTTGGCTCGATATTTATATATGTGCATCAGGCCCTTTTAAAACTCGAAGAAATTTACTATACATAAACAATCACGATCTTACTTTTACAGAAAAGGCAAAAGAATTTGGATTAGATGATAATGGATATTCTACCCAAAGCGTGTTTTTCGATTATGATAGAGATGGAGATCTCGATATGTACTTATGCTCCTATGCACCCACAGCACTTGAGGCAACAAATGCTTATTATGCAGAAAAACAACAAAACCCATCAGAAGAAGAAAGAGACAAGTTATATAAAAATAATGGTAATAATTATTTTACCGACGTTACAGAGGTAGCAGGTTTAAAGAATTTTGGTCTCTCACTTAATATCTCTACATCAGACTTTAATAACGATGGATGGTATGACATATATGTTTCCAACGATTTTAACTCTCCAGATTTTTACTACATAAATAACGGAGATGGAACCTTTACAGATAAATTAGCCTCGGCAATGAATCATACAGCTAATTTTGGAATGGGAACAGATGCAGCCGATATTAATAATGATGGATTTATTGACCTTCTTCAATTAGATATGAGTAACGACAATAATAAGGAAAGGAAAACCAACATGTCTGCGATGTCTCCAGAGTTGTTTCAGGAAGCAGTAGATATGGGACTTCATCACCAGTACATGAAAAACAACTTACAACTTAACAATGGAAATGGAACATTTAGTGATATCGCCGATTTAGCAAGTCTTTCAAATACCAATTGGAGCTGGTCTGTTTTAATGTGTGATTTAAATAATAACGGCTGGAAAGATATTTTTATTAGCAATGGAATGAGGAGGAAAGTAAATGACAATGATTTTAATAATCTAGATAGAAAACTTCAGGAAGAAGGTAAAATTAATGATAAAAATAGATATTTACTTATTAAAGAAATGCCTGTTGTAGCACACGATAATTATGCTTTCGTAAACAAAGGAGATTTAACCTTTAAGACTATAAAAGGTAATTGGGGGCTAAGCCATGTAGGCTTTTCACAAGGGATAGCTTATGTCGATTTAGATAATGATGGTGATTTGGATATGGTAATGAATAATCTAGACGATGTGGCAGGAGTTTATAAAAATAACGCTATCGATAGTTTTCCAAACAACCATTATTTAAGATTAAAATTAAAAGGAACTTTAGATAACCATTTTGCTATTGGTGCTAAAGTAAACGTAAAAATAGGAGAGAGTTATCAATCTCAAGAGCTAATTCCTACACGAGGTTACCTTTCATCTGTTGAACCCATGCTACATTTTGGATTAGGAAACAACAAGAAAGTAGACACCTTGGAAGTTACATGGCCAAATGGAAATAAACAATTTTTATACAATGTTAAAGGCAATAGAACCTTAGAAATAGTGCAAGAAAAGGAGCCTAAAGAACTCTTAAGAAATAAAAAAATAGAATCCCATACCCCACTTTTTGTAGACATAACAAATAATTGTGGAATAAATTACACACATAAAGAAAATAATTTTAACGATTATATAAGAGAAACACTACTTCCTCATAAAATGTCACAGCAAGGACCTGCACTAGCAGTCGGAGATATAAATGGTGATAATTTAGATGATTTTTATGTTGGAGGAGCTAAAGGCTATACAGGCGCATTCTATATACAATTACCAGACGCTACCTTTAAACAAATTATTTCTCCAGTTTTAGAAGATGATAAAAATCATGAAGACGTTTCATCACTGTTCTTTGATGTAGATAATGATGGAGATTTAGACTTATATGTAGTTAGTGGAGGAAATGAAGAACCTGCCAGCTCTAAATACTATAAAGATCGATTGTATATTAACAATGGGAAAGGAAACTTTAAAAAGAACAGTAAAGCACTGCCTCCGTTTTTAGCAAGTGGATCAAAAGTTAGAGCCGCCGATTACGATAATGATGGTGATCTTGATTTGTTTATTGGTGGGAGACAAATTCCAGGAAAGTATCCATTTCCAGCAACTAGTTATATATTACAAAATAATAGTACTAAAGAAAAAATTTCCCTCCAAGACATAACAAATCAAATTGCACCAGTACTCAAAGAAATAGGTATGGTTACAGATGCTAACTGGGCAGACTTTGATAAGGATGGTAAAAAAGATCTAATATTGGTTGGTGAGTGGATGCCAATAACACTCTTAAAAAACGATAACGGCAAATTTGTGGACGTAACAGATTCTTATGGATTAGGAAAACAAGTAGGTTGGTGGAATAGTATTGCCACAGCAGATATGGATAATGATGGTGATTTAGATTTTATAGCAGGAAACTTAGGATTAAATTATAAATACAAAGCTTCAAATAAAAGTCCTTTTGAAATTTTTAGTAACGATTTTGATAAAAACGGTACAAACGATATCGTTTTAGGATTTTACGAACAAGGTAATTTATTTCCATTAAGAGGTCGAAGCTGCACATCAAGTCAAATGCCTTATATAAAAAAGAAATTTCCTACATATAAAGCCTTTAGTAAAGCTACAATTATGGATATTTTAGAACAAGAAGATATTAAAAACGCTGTACATTACAAAGCAAATACTTTTGCCTCTACATATTTTAGAAATGAAAGAAAGCGTTTTGTTGCAGTTCCTTTAGAAAATCACGCCCAAACTTCATCCATTAATTCTATGTATATTAACGATTTTAATGATGATGGTTACAAAGATATTATTGCAGGTGGAAACTTATACGAGTCCGAAATTGAAACACCAAGAAACGATGCTAGTTATGGCATATATATTAAAAATAAAGGAGGTAATAATTTAAACGTAGTTTCTCCAATTAAAAGTGGATTAAATTTAAGAGGAGAAATTCGTGAAATAGTAGAGATAAAATTAGCAAATCAACAAAATGCTTTTCTTGTCGCCAGAAACGAAGAGTCTCTAAAAATATATAATTATAAAAAACAATAA